In Streptomyces sp. NBC_01551, one DNA window encodes the following:
- a CDS encoding HAD family phosphatase, translated as MAALGWLTPRRRSATARSVLAGEASAEAARKTALTGAPDAEITEETENAEVNTAQAEADEAAAAAPAPFPVAGDELAAAFFDLDNTVMQGAAIFHFGRGLYKREFFQRRELARFAWQQAWFRLAGVEDPEHMQDARDSALSIVKGHRVSELMSIGEEIYDEYMAERIWPGTRALAQAHLDAGQKVWLVTAAPVETATIIARRLGLTGALGTVAESVDGVYTGRLVGEPLHGPAKAEAVRALAAAEGLDLERCAAYSDSHNDIPMLSLVGHPYAINPDTKLRKHARANDWRLRDYRTGRKAVKVGVPAAAGVGAIAGGAAAAIALHRRRR; from the coding sequence ATGGCCGCTCTGGGATGGCTCACCCCCCGTAGGCGCTCCGCGACCGCGCGGAGCGTGCTGGCAGGCGAGGCCTCGGCCGAGGCCGCCCGCAAGACCGCTCTGACCGGTGCGCCGGATGCCGAAATCACCGAGGAAACCGAGAACGCCGAGGTCAACACGGCGCAGGCGGAGGCCGATGAGGCCGCCGCGGCCGCCCCGGCCCCGTTCCCCGTCGCCGGTGACGAACTGGCCGCCGCCTTCTTCGACCTCGACAACACCGTCATGCAGGGCGCCGCGATCTTCCACTTCGGACGCGGCCTCTACAAGCGGGAGTTCTTCCAGCGGCGCGAGCTCGCCCGCTTCGCGTGGCAGCAGGCCTGGTTCCGGTTGGCCGGCGTCGAGGACCCCGAGCACATGCAGGACGCCCGCGACAGCGCCCTGTCCATCGTCAAGGGCCACAGGGTCAGCGAGCTCATGTCGATCGGCGAGGAGATCTACGACGAGTACATGGCCGAGCGGATCTGGCCGGGCACCCGCGCCCTGGCCCAGGCCCACCTCGACGCCGGACAGAAGGTCTGGCTCGTCACGGCCGCCCCCGTCGAGACCGCCACGATCATCGCCCGCCGCCTCGGCCTGACCGGCGCCCTGGGCACCGTCGCCGAGTCCGTGGACGGCGTCTACACCGGCCGGCTCGTCGGCGAGCCGCTGCACGGCCCCGCGAAGGCCGAGGCCGTCCGCGCGCTGGCCGCCGCCGAGGGACTCGATCTCGAACGCTGCGCCGCGTACAGCGATTCGCACAACGACATCCCGATGCTGTCGCTCGTCGGGCACCCGTACGCGATCAATCCCGACACAAAACTGCGCAAGCATGCCAGGGCCAACGACTGGCGGCTGCGCGACTATCGGACCGGCCGCAAGGCCGTGAAGGTCGGCGTCCCCGCCGCCGCCGGAGTCGGCGCGATCGCGGGCGGCGCGGCCGCCGCCATCGCCCTGCACCGCCGCCGCCGCTGA
- a CDS encoding AURKAIP1/COX24 domain-containing protein, with the protein MGSVIKKRRKRMAKKKHRKLLKRTRVQRRNKK; encoded by the coding sequence GTGGGCTCTGTTATCAAGAAGCGGCGCAAGCGGATGGCTAAGAAGAAGCACCGCAAGCTGCTCAAGCGCACCCGCGTCCAGCGTCGTAACAAGAAGTAA
- a CDS encoding lysophospholipid acyltransferase family protein yields MADAKVIPFDEDRPRRRPPRRVRVAAAAEPEAVAPDAASERPLEPVEAGGGSWDRRIAGGLAFLRRRVTGEYEVDDFGYDKELTDQVLMSLLRPLYDKYFRVEVKGIENIPKEGGALIVANHSGTLPLDGLMMQVAVHDHHPAQRHLRLLAADLVFMLPVVNELARKAGHTLACAEDAQRLLEAGELVGVMPEGFKGIGKPFGERYKLQRFGRGGFVSTALRAGTPIVPCSIVGAEEIYPMVGNAKTLARLLGVPYFPITPTFPWLGPLGAVPLPTKWTIQFGEPIATDGYPPEAAEDPMLMFNLTDQVREQIQHTLYRLLVQRRSVFF; encoded by the coding sequence GTGGCGGACGCCAAGGTCATTCCGTTCGACGAGGACCGGCCGAGGCGGCGTCCGCCGCGCCGGGTGCGGGTCGCCGCGGCGGCGGAGCCGGAGGCGGTGGCGCCGGACGCGGCGTCAGAGCGGCCCCTGGAGCCCGTGGAGGCGGGTGGCGGCAGCTGGGACCGGCGGATCGCCGGCGGGCTGGCGTTCCTGCGGCGGCGGGTCACCGGGGAGTACGAGGTCGACGACTTCGGCTACGACAAGGAGCTGACGGACCAGGTCCTGATGTCCTTGTTGCGGCCGCTGTACGACAAGTACTTCCGGGTCGAGGTCAAGGGCATCGAGAACATCCCGAAGGAGGGCGGCGCGCTGATCGTGGCGAACCACTCCGGGACTCTCCCGCTGGACGGCCTGATGATGCAGGTCGCGGTGCACGACCACCACCCGGCGCAACGGCACCTGCGGCTGCTGGCGGCGGACCTGGTGTTCATGCTGCCGGTGGTCAACGAGCTGGCGCGCAAGGCGGGGCACACCCTGGCGTGCGCGGAGGACGCGCAGCGGCTGCTGGAGGCCGGGGAGCTGGTCGGTGTCATGCCGGAGGGCTTCAAGGGGATAGGGAAGCCGTTCGGAGAGCGGTACAAGCTCCAGCGGTTCGGGCGGGGCGGGTTCGTGTCGACCGCGCTGCGGGCGGGGACGCCGATCGTGCCGTGCTCGATCGTGGGGGCGGAGGAGATCTACCCGATGGTCGGCAACGCGAAGACGCTGGCGCGCCTGCTGGGGGTCCCGTACTTCCCGATCACGCCGACGTTCCCGTGGCTGGGGCCGCTGGGGGCGGTGCCGTTGCCGACGAAGTGGACCATCCAGTTCGGCGAGCCGATCGCCACGGACGGGTATCCGCCGGAGGCGGCGGAGGACCCGATGCTGATGTTCAACCTCACGGACCAGGTGCGGGAGCAGATCCAGCACACCCTGTACCGCTTGCTCGTGCAGCGGCGGTCCGTGTTCTTCTGA
- a CDS encoding ECF subfamily RNA polymerase sigma factor, BldN family → MYPPVGVDASGLATLRATVLDHLRGFVPTAYAVPAFAAAVPAGLGPAGPCYALTDGGATVGRRGRTAGNAGGGATGTSAPTARRPTADSDQARMMDLVERAQAGEAEAFGRLYDQYSDTVYRYIYYRVGGKATAEDLTSETFLRALRRISTFTWQGRDFGAWLVTIARNLVADHFKSSRFRLEVTTGEMLDANEVERSPEDSVLESLSNAALLEAVRKLNPQQQECVTLRFLQGLSVAETARVMGKNEGAIKTLQYRAVRTLARLLPDDAR, encoded by the coding sequence GTGTACCCACCTGTCGGGGTTGACGCCTCGGGCCTGGCTACGCTGCGCGCAACGGTCCTCGACCACCTGCGCGGCTTCGTCCCCACCGCGTACGCCGTCCCCGCCTTCGCCGCCGCCGTCCCTGCCGGCCTCGGCCCGGCCGGTCCTTGCTATGCCCTGACCGACGGCGGAGCGACCGTGGGCAGACGCGGTCGCACGGCCGGGAACGCGGGCGGCGGTGCCACCGGCACGAGCGCCCCCACCGCCCGCCGCCCCACCGCGGACAGCGACCAGGCCCGCATGATGGACCTGGTCGAACGCGCCCAGGCCGGAGAGGCCGAGGCCTTCGGCCGGCTCTACGACCAGTACAGCGACACCGTGTACCGGTACATCTACTACCGGGTCGGCGGCAAGGCGACGGCGGAGGATCTCACCAGCGAGACCTTCCTGCGCGCGCTGCGCCGCATCTCCACCTTCACCTGGCAGGGCCGCGACTTCGGCGCCTGGCTGGTGACGATCGCCCGCAACCTGGTCGCGGACCACTTCAAATCGAGCCGTTTCCGGCTCGAAGTGACGACCGGCGAAATGCTGGACGCCAACGAGGTGGAACGGTCCCCCGAGGACTCCGTCCTGGAGTCCCTGTCCAACGCGGCCCTGCTGGAGGCCGTACGGAAACTCAATCCGCAGCAGCAGGAGTGCGTGACCCTGCGCTTCCTCCAGGGCCTCTCGGTCGCCGAGACGGCCCGTGTGATGGGGAAGAACGAGGGCGCCATCAAGACGCTCCAGTACCGGGCGGTGCGCACCCTGGCCCGCCTTCTCCCGGACGACGCCCGCTGA
- a CDS encoding glutaredoxin family protein: MSPLLRRKEKKRPEDRMVTLIGKPGCHLCDDAQEVIEKVCAETGAQWEKKDISQDEELYRLHWEQIPVVLVDGEQHTFWRVNPERLRRALGA; the protein is encoded by the coding sequence ATGAGCCCTTTGCTGCGCCGTAAGGAAAAGAAGCGCCCCGAGGACCGGATGGTCACGCTCATCGGGAAGCCGGGGTGTCATCTCTGCGATGACGCACAGGAAGTGATCGAGAAGGTGTGCGCCGAGACCGGTGCACAGTGGGAGAAGAAGGACATCTCGCAGGACGAAGAGCTCTACCGGCTCCACTGGGAGCAGATCCCGGTGGTCCTGGTCGATGGTGAACAGCACACCTTCTGGCGGGTGAACCCTGAGAGGCTTCGCCGGGCATTGGGAGCCTGA
- a CDS encoding DUF5667 domain-containing protein, with translation MIANVTPHRRANAFAQALEDRNPSDPSEPDPAAEQSEAPAEPADHDRLLALANVLGERMPRPELDPEVKVVQRAQLVAAMEAMVLEERAGGGAASDPLVPEQRTGRGAHRATSLRKLRPRSRWSKGIAAGGLTVGVAAGAFSGVAAASTDALPGDSLYPVKRGMEDLKLGMADDDSDRGELYLDQASNRLSEARRLMERGRTGVLDHESLGEIRRALAGMKHDASEGHRLLQAAYERDGSLGPIQALSSFSRSHRDAWGKLRDKLPPQLGDVGGEVESVFQAIDEDVAPLQNLLPKPPEQTRGGTGPSSAKPSTPAGKQQPAASPGTPTAGGHPAGPSSPAGGATSKSPASGGLLGGTGELLNPPSGQSPAPSAVTPELPKPDITLPPLLPGLLPGLGLGAEGAPE, from the coding sequence GTGATCGCGAACGTGACTCCGCACCGGCGGGCGAACGCCTTCGCCCAGGCCCTGGAGGATCGGAACCCATCCGATCCTTCGGAACCGGACCCGGCGGCCGAGCAGTCCGAGGCACCTGCCGAACCTGCTGACCACGACCGGTTGTTGGCCCTGGCGAACGTGCTCGGTGAACGTATGCCGCGCCCGGAGCTGGATCCCGAGGTCAAAGTGGTGCAGCGAGCACAGCTCGTTGCCGCCATGGAGGCCATGGTGCTGGAGGAGAGGGCCGGGGGCGGTGCCGCCTCGGACCCTCTGGTGCCCGAGCAGCGGACCGGCCGCGGCGCCCACCGGGCGACCTCGCTCCGGAAATTGCGGCCCCGCTCCCGCTGGTCCAAGGGCATCGCAGCGGGCGGCCTCACCGTCGGTGTGGCCGCGGGGGCATTCAGCGGAGTGGCCGCTGCCAGCACGGACGCCCTGCCGGGTGACTCCCTCTACCCCGTCAAGCGGGGCATGGAGGATCTGAAGCTGGGGATGGCCGACGACGATTCGGACCGGGGCGAGCTCTATCTCGACCAGGCCTCGAACCGCCTGTCGGAGGCCCGCCGGCTGATGGAGCGCGGCCGTACGGGCGTCCTGGACCACGAGTCCCTGGGCGAGATCCGCCGGGCGCTGGCCGGCATGAAGCACGACGCGTCGGAGGGCCACCGGCTCCTCCAGGCCGCGTACGAACGGGACGGCTCGCTCGGCCCGATCCAGGCCCTGTCGTCGTTCTCCCGCTCGCACCGCGACGCGTGGGGAAAGCTCCGCGACAAGCTCCCGCCACAGCTGGGCGACGTCGGCGGAGAGGTGGAGTCGGTCTTCCAGGCCATAGACGAAGACGTGGCGCCGCTACAGAACCTGCTCCCGAAGCCACCGGAGCAGACCCGCGGCGGGACGGGACCGTCCTCGGCCAAGCCGAGCACGCCCGCCGGGAAGCAGCAGCCCGCCGCCTCCCCGGGCACCCCGACGGCCGGCGGCCACCCCGCCGGTCCGTCATCCCCGGCGGGGGGCGCCACCAGCAAGTCCCCGGCCTCCGGCGGCCTCCTGGGGGGTACGGGCGAGCTCCTGAACCCGCCCTCGGGCCAGTCCCCCGCCCCCTCGGCGGTCACCCCGGAACTCCCGAAGCCGGACATCACCCTCCCACCCCTCCTGCCGGGCCTCCTCCCGGGCCTGGGCCTGGGCGCGGAGGGCGCACCGGAGTAG
- a CDS encoding phosphatase — translation MLSTAALRAHLLAARLAGPVATSREESLRSYRLFAARDPRVMLGLDPEWCWGEGDLLRLMADKCGVSADPSHVSGPDVIDPERTVAALEAFAERLREAAGARSPVLLGTGHPHRLLGFYVSLAQALSAAGCDVLTPAQGAGVDMATRFGVRPHRIDYVRGVALVREPGARPPGSATGAHTHSPLPVRIALGALAEAGGPLPELVVGDHGWVCGAGQLGVDAIGLADTDDPALFVGEAEGRVAVAVPLDDGVRSDYYRPLTRYVLHRASLSVGQEWL, via the coding sequence GTGTTGAGCACCGCCGCGCTGCGCGCGCATCTGCTGGCCGCCCGGTTGGCCGGGCCCGTCGCGACGTCCCGGGAGGAGAGCCTGCGCAGTTACCGGCTGTTCGCGGCGCGCGATCCGCGGGTGATGCTGGGGCTCGATCCGGAGTGGTGCTGGGGCGAGGGTGACTTACTGCGGCTGATGGCGGACAAGTGCGGGGTCTCGGCGGACCCTTCGCACGTCAGCGGCCCGGACGTGATCGATCCGGAGCGGACGGTGGCGGCCCTGGAGGCGTTCGCGGAGCGGCTGCGCGAGGCGGCCGGGGCGCGGTCGCCCGTCCTGCTCGGGACGGGGCATCCGCACCGGCTCCTGGGCTTCTACGTCAGCTTGGCGCAGGCGTTGTCGGCGGCGGGATGTGATGTCCTCACCCCGGCGCAGGGGGCCGGTGTCGACATGGCGACCCGGTTCGGCGTACGCCCGCACCGCATCGATTACGTACGGGGGGTCGCACTGGTGCGGGAACCCGGCGCGCGGCCACCCGGGAGTGCCACCGGCGCGCACACCCATTCACCGCTGCCGGTTCGGATCGCGCTCGGGGCGCTGGCGGAGGCCGGCGGGCCGCTGCCGGAGCTGGTGGTGGGGGATCACGGGTGGGTCTGCGGCGCAGGTCAGCTCGGTGTGGACGCGATCGGCCTGGCGGACACGGATGATCCGGCGCTGTTCGTGGGAGAGGCCGAGGGGCGCGTCGCGGTGGCCGTTCCGCTTGATGACGGGGTGCGCTCGGACTACTACCGACCGCTCACTCGGTATGTACTCCATCGGGCGAGTCTTTCGGTGGGCCAGGAGTGGCTGTAG
- a CDS encoding helix-turn-helix domain-containing protein yields the protein MAAGERPLSEVVFLTVAEVASVMRVSKMTVYRLVHNGHLPAIRVGRSFRVPENAVHEYLRESYVGVESA from the coding sequence ATGGCTGCTGGCGAGAGGCCTCTCAGCGAGGTCGTGTTCCTGACCGTGGCAGAGGTTGCCTCGGTGATGCGAGTGTCGAAGATGACCGTGTACCGCCTGGTGCACAACGGTCATCTGCCCGCAATCCGGGTGGGCCGGTCCTTCCGGGTCCCCGAAAACGCGGTCCACGAGTACCTTCGAGAGTCCTATGTGGGGGTGGAGTCGGCCTGA
- a CDS encoding NAD-dependent epimerase/dehydratase family protein produces the protein MGKVVLVTGAARQLGGRFVRRIQRDPEVDRVIAVDAVTPPHRLGSAEFVRTDIRQSAIVRVLAEHAVDTVVHLAVTGGTAVPGGGRSTVKETNVIGTMQLLGACQKSPTVRRLVVKSSTSVYGGTSRDPAVFTETTQPKSLPSGGFAKDAAEVEGYVRGFARRRPDVAVCVLRFANILGPYADSALAEYFSMPVMPTVLGYDPRLQFVHEDDVVDVLRLAAREPRRGTLNSGTFNIAGDGVMLLSQCSRRLGRPTVPLLLPAVTWVGAALRAVGVTDFSPEQIRLLTHGRVVETAQMRDTLGFKPMYTTAETFLDFARSRGNGLLPPERAARAVDRVAEVLNADLTSAGATAEGAKR, from the coding sequence GTGGGGAAGGTCGTGCTCGTCACCGGGGCTGCCCGGCAGCTGGGAGGCCGCTTCGTGCGCCGTATCCAGCGCGACCCGGAAGTGGACCGGGTGATCGCCGTGGACGCGGTGACCCCGCCGCACCGGCTCGGATCGGCCGAGTTCGTCCGTACGGACATCAGACAGTCGGCGATCGTGCGCGTGCTGGCCGAGCACGCCGTGGACACGGTGGTCCACCTGGCGGTCACCGGAGGCACCGCGGTGCCGGGTGGCGGCCGCAGCACCGTCAAGGAAACCAACGTCATCGGGACCATGCAGCTCCTCGGGGCCTGCCAGAAGTCCCCGACGGTCCGGCGGCTCGTGGTGAAGTCCAGTACCAGCGTGTACGGGGGCACCTCGCGGGATCCGGCCGTCTTCACCGAGACCACGCAGCCGAAGTCGCTGCCGTCGGGCGGCTTCGCCAAGGACGCCGCCGAGGTCGAGGGCTACGTACGGGGCTTCGCGCGCCGGCGGCCCGACGTGGCCGTGTGCGTGCTGCGTTTCGCGAACATCCTGGGGCCCTACGCCGACTCGGCGCTCGCCGAGTACTTCTCGATGCCGGTGATGCCGACGGTGCTGGGCTACGACCCGCGGCTCCAGTTCGTGCACGAGGACGACGTCGTGGACGTGCTGCGGCTGGCGGCGCGCGAGCCCCGGCGCGGGACGCTGAACAGCGGGACCTTCAACATCGCGGGCGACGGCGTGATGCTGCTGTCGCAGTGCTCGCGGCGGCTGGGGCGGCCCACGGTGCCGCTGCTGCTGCCCGCGGTGACGTGGGTGGGGGCCGCGCTGCGGGCGGTGGGGGTCACGGACTTCTCGCCCGAGCAGATCAGGCTGCTGACGCACGGGCGGGTCGTGGAGACCGCGCAGATGCGCGACACCCTGGGGTTCAAGCCGATGTACACCACCGCCGAGACCTTCCTCGACTTCGCGCGGAGCCGGGGGAACGGGCTGCTGCCGCCGGAGCGGGCGGCGCGGGCGGTGGACCGCGTGGCCGAGGTGCTGAACGCGGATCTGACGAGTGCCGGGGCTACGGCTGAGGGAGCGAAGCGATAG
- a CDS encoding redox-sensing transcriptional repressor Rex: protein MATGRTHRPATRSRGIPEATVARLPLYLRALTALSERSVPTVSSEELAAAAGVNSAKLRKDFSYLGSYGTRGVGYDVEYLVYQISRELGLTQDWPVVIVGIGNLGAALANYGGFSARGFRVAALIDADPAMAGKPVAGMPVQHTDDLEKIISENGVSIGVIATPAGAAQQVSERLIAAGVTSILNFAPTVLSVPEGVDVRKVDLSIELQILAFHEQRKAGEEAAAAGIVDAGEADGGAGASAGAGAGAGSGDDAGVGTGAAPAAALMPPAGRGAAAARKGGPEGDVPAVMPA, encoded by the coding sequence GTGGCAACTGGCCGAACTCACCGACCGGCGACCCGCAGCCGAGGTATTCCCGAGGCCACGGTCGCCCGGCTTCCGCTGTACTTGCGCGCCCTCACCGCGCTCTCCGAGCGATCGGTGCCCACGGTGTCCTCCGAGGAGCTCGCGGCCGCCGCCGGAGTCAACTCCGCGAAGCTGCGCAAGGACTTCTCGTACCTCGGCTCCTACGGGACGCGCGGTGTCGGCTACGACGTCGAGTACCTCGTCTACCAGATCTCGCGCGAGCTCGGCCTGACGCAGGACTGGCCGGTTGTCATCGTCGGCATCGGTAACCTCGGCGCCGCCCTGGCCAACTACGGCGGTTTCTCCGCGCGCGGGTTCCGCGTCGCGGCCCTCATCGACGCCGACCCGGCCATGGCCGGGAAGCCGGTCGCCGGCATGCCCGTGCAGCACACCGATGATCTGGAGAAGATCATCTCGGAGAACGGCGTCTCGATCGGCGTGATCGCGACCCCCGCGGGCGCGGCGCAGCAGGTCAGCGAGCGGCTGATCGCGGCGGGCGTGACCTCCATCCTGAACTTCGCGCCGACCGTGCTGTCCGTGCCCGAGGGCGTGGACGTGCGCAAGGTCGACCTGTCGATCGAGCTCCAGATCCTGGCGTTCCACGAGCAGCGCAAGGCGGGCGAGGAAGCGGCGGCCGCCGGGATCGTCGACGCCGGCGAGGCGGACGGCGGCGCGGGTGCCAGCGCGGGTGCCGGCGCGGGTGCCGGTTCCGGCGATGACGCCGGCGTCGGCACGGGGGCGGCTCCGGCCGCGGCCCTGATGCCGCCCGCCGGGCGCGGCGCCGCCGCCGCGCGCAAGGGCGGTCCCGAGGGCGACGTTCCGGCGGTGATGCCGGCATGA